DNA from Pseudocitrobacter corydidari:
GACCGATATTATCGGCACGCACTTTGGTTCCGTTTTCGACGCCACGCAAACCGAGGTGACCGAAGCTGGCGATCTGCAACTGGTGAAAACTGTCGCCTGGTACGATAACGAATATGGGTTTGTGACTCAGTTGATTCGCGTACTGGAAAAATACGCCAAACTGTAAAAAGACAACGCCCGGAAACGTTCCTTTCCGGGCGTCATTCGCGGCCTCTTAGCGCAATGCCCGCATGGCCGACATTTCGCGCAGCGTGGCGTCTTGCGTTAACTGCTGCCAGGCCTGCTCGACCGCCAGCGGTATATCCACGTGAGCAATAAAGTTTTTACCGCGCGGCCCGTATCCCTGTTCATCATCACGTATACGTGGTAATTCCCCGATAATTAATGAGAGATATCGTTCTACTGGCCACAATCCGGTGTCATCTCCTTTAAACGCTACGCCGTTTTCACCGTTGAAGAGCTCCGGCTGACATCCGGGATAACTCCGCCAGTGCGGCGCATTTTCCGCTTTCTGCCAGACATGTTCAAACGTCGCCATCGTACGACGCTGCATGGTTGGGTCCTGCACAACGATACCCTTTTTAACGGCAATCGCCTGGGTATCTAACATGCGTCGGGTAAAACGCGCATTTTCACCGCAGTTCGTCGATGCATCCTCCACCAGAATATTCTCGCGCGGGATTTTCCAGAATTGATGCGCAATCTCCGCAAGGATTGCCGCTTCAGACAACCCGGTGGTACGCAGGGTGTTATAGCGCGGATGCTGGGCTATCGCGGCATACAGAAAGGTCGTTGAATGGCCGATTCCGCCGCTGATCAACAGCGTTTTTCCCTCATACGTCGCCAGCTGACAGGCTGCATCGATAACAGGAATAACGGCGTTCCCAGCCAGCACCACCACTTCAAAATCGTCTGGTTGAGGTCGGGAGGCAAAATCATTTTGCGCAAGCCAGCTCCCCAGCAAATTGGCAGCCGTAAGTGTGCTATCGGGTAATTGTGGCAATGTCGTTAGCATAATCCTCCCTCGCTGTGAGTTTGTCAGCACAGGATAACGTGTCTGAAGCTTGATGACAGTAGATCACTCCGAAAGCGTTAATTTTACCTGGCCTGCATTTTTGTAACATTCTTGAAATAACCAGAAATATCTAAAAACGATGCGGTTGCACCTGAATAAACCACTAACAGAGCGCCAAAACAGAGAACATCAAACCATTAATTATTCATTTTATGAATGATTAAGTCATCAAAATGCCTGCTTTTTGTGTATAAACACCCTGCTCACCCTTGCTAAAAATAGCGCCCACCTCTAAGTTGCTTAACAAACAAGCAACCTTTTTAACACATTGCAGGTTGCACCTTTGAGGTATCAGGTGGCACCTGATTCTAACTTAATGTGGCGGGAGTTTTCCTTCATGACGACGCAAGAAAGCAGCAGTACGATCCTGAAAAAAAACAAACGGGTCCTGATTGCCAGTTTGACCGGCAGCTCCATTGAATGGTTTGATTATTTTCTGTACGGCACGGCCGCAGCGCTGGTGTTTAATAAAATATTCTTCCCGATGGTTGACCCGGTTATTGGCCTCATCCTCTCGTACCTCTCCTTCTCGCTGACTTTCTTTATACGCCCGATTGGCGGCGTACTCTTTGCCCACATTGGCGACCGTATTGGCCGTAAAAAAACGCTGGTGCTGACGCTCTCACTAATGGGCGGAGCAACCGTCATGATTGGTCTGCTACCGACCTACGATCAGATTGGCATTTGGGCGCCCATTCTGCTGATTCTGATGCGTATTATTCAGGGGATGGGAATTGGCGGTGAATGGGGAGGCGCGCTGCTGCTGGCTTATGAATATGCGCCAGAAAAACGCAAAGGATTTTTCGGCAGCATTCCGCAAGCGGGCGTGACCATTGGTATGCTGATGGCGACCTTTATCGTGTCGCTGATGACGCTGTTTAGCGAGGAGCAGTTTCTCTCATGGGGCTGGCGCATTCCGTTCCTGATGAGTGCGGTGCTGGTGTTGCTGGGGCTGTGGATCCGTAAAGATATCGATGAGACGCCAGAGTTTAAGAAGGTGAAGCAGTCCGGTCAGGTGGCGAAAGCGCCGCTTCGCGACACGCTGACGCATCACTGGCGTGAAGTGTTGATTGCGGCAGGTCTGAAAGTTGTCGAAACCGCGCCGTTCTATATTTTCTCAACCTTCGTCGTAAGCTATGCCACGACCACCCTCGCCTACCAGAAATCACAGGTGCTGGAGGCCGTCACGCTCGGCGCACTGGTTGCGACGGTAATGATTCCACTGATGGGGTTACTGTCTGATAAAATTGGCCGCAAACGCATGTACGCGGTGAGCGTCGCGCTGCTGGGTCTTTTTATCGTGCCGTGGTTTATGCTGCTGGATACCGGCGCCACCTGGGCGATTATGCTGGCGACCGTGGTGATGTTCGGTATTCTCTGGGCACCGATCACCGCCGTGCTGGGCACGCTGTGTTCGGAAATTTTTAGCGCGAATGTGCGTTACACCGGAATTACGCTGGGTTATCAGATTGGCGCGGCATTAGCTGGCGGCACCGCCCCGCTTATCGCCACCGGCCTGCTGGCGAAATATGACGGTGATTGGGTTCCGGTTGCATGGTACCTGGGCGCAACGGTCACCATCTCGCTGATTGCCATCTTCTTTGCCAGCCGTAGCCGTCGAATTGATGCGGTGAACGTGCAGACGTCAGGGCTGTAACGACCAGACCTTCCCCCTCTTTGTTTCTGGAGGGGGAAATTTCGTCCGTGGTATCAGAGCCTCCATTCTCCCGGTACAATTACTTTCGGATATACAGCGTTAAAGATAAGCATATGTCGCCACTGACTCTGCTCTCTGTCGTCAGAAAGAATTTCTCGGGCTGAGTTTCTTCAGGATAAAAATAAGTTGACGGTATACCGAGATCATCCGCATATTTGACTAATGTAAGATAGGCTTCTGTAAACTGGCTAATCTTACAATACGTTATTCCACTCTCGATATATTCATCTTTGTCCAAAACATCATTATATGAGTAGCTGTAGTCTTCTGAAATTATTGGCGCATTCTTGATTTCTGGCCGAGTTAAGAAGAAGTATTCCAGTGTGTCTGTTCGGCGATAAACTCCCTTTGTAAACACTTCAACGTAAGTCAGACAGGAGAGATATAACAACACTAAAAGAAATGACAGTTTTAGAATGACATTCCATCTACTGATTTTCTTTTTCAACTAGAATAACCTCCTGTTCTACACTGGCTAACGCATCAACAGTTTCATAAACCAAATTAGTACTACATTGACGAAATAAATATATATATCGCGGTATTTATCAAATATTGACTCATTTTACCTCTATTGATATAGACTATAGACTTTTCAATATTGTCTTTAACTCCTCTGTTCTCTTAATCGTCATCTCACTCTCACAATCATATAACGATGTTTCATAAACTTGTGAGCCAGCTTCGACATCCAAGGTAAAAACAGGACAATTGGCATCTCGAAAATGAATCCACGCTCTTTGCGAGATCTTTATTTTCTCAATAACTTCAGCACCTGTCTCTGGTTCAGATGAATATCTTTTTTTGATGTCAGACAGAAGTGCTTTATAGGTTTTATTTATTTCCGCATCGTGGTTAGTAAATGTTTCTTTTGCACAATCGAAAACTTGATCTGATACTTGAATATCTGTACAAAAATCATTCGCCCAGAGTGCACATGGGATAAATAAAAGCATAAGCATTTTTATTTTCATTTGATTTCTTTAATTCCATCATCCATTTCTTCTTCACTATCGGGAAAAGCAGATTTAAAGCAATCTATTTGCACTTGTATGCTCCATTCAGGAATCGCCCATTTTTTTGCAAGCTTAATTCTCACCTCTTCCATAAAATGAATGTCATTTAACCTTCCATCCTCTATCGGGGGAACCAAAATTTTGAATTTGGTTCCGTATTTATAACAACGCTACCGCCCCACCCTGATCGTCGATCTGCACGCGCACAGCTTACTCCTGCACGCTCATACAGAGTACGTCTGCCACCGCTTTTCAGAATCCATAAAGAAACCCGGCAGCATGCGCTAACCGGGTTTGTATGAAAGTTAACAGCACAGAAAAACGTTACGCGCTAATCTGCTCCATCGCCTGCAACACGCGTTTATCGGAAATGGGGTACGGTGTACCCAACTGCTGAGCAAAGAAACTGACGCGCAGCTCTTCAATCATCCAGCGGATCTCCTGTACATCATCATCATCCCGACGCGCCGGCGGCAGTTTATTTAACCACTGCTGCCAGGCCTGCTGTACGCTTTCCACCTTCAGCATTTGCGCACGGTCACGGTGCGGGTCGATGGCCAGTTTTTCCAGTCGTTTCTCAATCGCGTGCAAATAGCGCAGCGTGTCGCCCAGGCGTTTGAAACCGTTGCCGGTGACAAACCCGCGATAAACCAGCCCACCCATCTGCGCTTTGATATCCGACAGCCCCAGCGCCATGGTCATATCCACACGCCCTTTCAGGCGTTTGTTGATATTGAATACCGCCGTGAGGATCTGCTCGACCTGTTTGGCGATTTCGACGACGGTTTCGTTCAGTTCAGCACGTACTTTATCATGCAGCTTCGTGAACCCTTCCTCGGTCCATACCGGGCCGCCCGCTTCATCGATAAGCTTATCAACACCACAGGAGATGCAGTCATCAATGAGATCCAGCACTTTACCGTACGGGTTAAAGTAGAGCCCCAGTTTGGCTTTGTTCGGCAATTTCTCGTGCAGATACTTAATTGGCGACGGAATGTTCAGCAGCAGCAGGCGGCGCAAACCACGCCACATCGCCTGCTGCTGTTCCTGCGGGTTATCGAAAAGCTTAATCGCCACGCTTTCACGCTCGTCCACCAGCGCCGGCCAGGCCTTCACTTTGTAGTTGCCACGCTTCTGCTCGTAGTGATCCGGCAAATTACCGAAACTCCAGATATGCAGCCCGCTTTGCTCAATACCATCATCGGCAACGGCGGAAAGCGTTTCCTGAACTTTCCCTTTAAGCGTGTCTTTCAGCGCCTGAAGGGAACGCCCTTCCTGAAGTTTCTTGTTTTTGTCATCCACTACACGGAAAGTGATTTTCAGGTGATCGGGTACCTGATCCCACTGCCAGGCGTCGCGGTCAACGGTGACCCCGGTCATACGGCGCAGTTCGCGCTCCAGGCTATCGAGCAGCGGCAGCTCCAGCGGTGTGGCGCGGCCTAAGAACGCTTCAGCGTAATTTGGCGCAGGCACAAAATTACGGCGTACTGGTTTCGGCAGCGATTTTATCAGTGCGATAATCAGTTCACGACGCAGGCCAGGGATCTGCCACTCGAACCCGCTCTCTTCCACCTGGTTGAGCAACGGCAGCGGAATATGTACGGTCACGCCGTCCGCATCCGCACCAGGTTCAAACTGATAGCTCAGGCGCAGCTTGAGATTGCCCTGATGCCAGAAGTTCGGGTAGTCCAGCTTGCTGACTTTCTCCGCCCCCTCTTTAATCAGCATGCTCTTTTCAAAGTTGAGCAAATCCGGCGTTTCGCGGCTGGCCTTTTTCCACCAGTTATCAAAGTGTCGGGCGGAGATCACGTCGTGGCTGATGCGCTGGTCGTAAAACTCAAACAGCGTTTCGTCATCAACCAGAATGTCGCGACGGCGCGATTTGTGCTCAAGTTCTTCAATTTCACTGCGCAGTTTCAGGTTATCGCGGAAGAATGCATGACGCGTCTGCCAGTCACCTTCCACCAGCGCGTGGCGAATAAAGAGCTCACGACACAGCGCCGGGTCAATCTGGCTGTAGTTCACCTTACGCGCGGCGACAATCGGCAGCCCGTAAACGGTGACTTTTTCTGTCGCCATCACCGCACCCTGTGCCCGCTCCCAGTGTGGTTCACTGTACGACCGTTTGATCAGATGCTGGGCAACCGGCTCTACCCATTCCGGGTCGATGCGCGCAGCGATACGCCCCCACAGGCGGCTGGTTTCCACCAGTTCGGCAACCATGGTCCATTTCGGCGGTTTTTTGAATAAACCGGAACCGGGGAATATCGAAAAGCGCGCATTGCGTGCGCCGGTAAATTCCTGTTTATCAGCGTCTTTCATGCCGATATGGGAAAGCAGGCCGGTGAGCAGCGCGATATGGATTTCGCGATATTCAGCCGGTTCGCTGTTGACCGGAATACCCAGTTCTTTCACCACCTGGCGCAGCTGGGTGTAAATATCCTGCCATTCGCGCACGCGCAGATAGTTGAGGAAATCCGTGCGGCACTGGCGGCGGAACGCATTCGATGACAGCGCTTTTTGCTGCTCGCCGAGGTAATTCCACAGGTTCACAAAGGCGAGGAAGTCAGATTCTTTGTCGTGGAAACGGCGATGTTTTTCGTCCGAGGCTTGCTGTTTGTCCATCGGGCGCTCACGCGGGTCCTGAATAGACAAGGCCGAGGTAATTATCATTGCCTCGCGCACGCAACCGTGTTTTTGCGCTTCCAGCACCATACGCGCCAGACGCGGGTCAACCGGCAACTGTGACAGCTGGCGGCCCAGCGGCGTCAGTTTATAGGCGGTTTGCTGTTCGTCCGTGGTGATGGCGCCCAGCTCTTCGAGCAGACGCACGCCATCCTGAATATTGCGTTTATCCGGCGCTTCCACAAACGGGAAGGCGGCGATATCTCCGAGCCCCAGCGCGGTCATCTGTAAAATAACCGATGCCAGGTTGGTACGCAGAATTTCCGGATCGGTAAATTCCGGGCGCGACAGGAAATCATCTTCCGAATAGAGTCGAATACAGATCCCTTCCGAGACACGCCCACAGCGGCCTTTACGCTGGTTTGCGGATGCCTGCGAAACAGGTTCAATCGGCAGACGCTGCACTTTGGTACGGAAGCTGTAGCGGCTAATACGCGCGGTGCCTGGGTCAATAACGTATTTTATGCCCGGCACGGTCAGCGAGGTTTCCGCAACGTTGGTCGCCAGCACGATGCGACGCCCGCTATGCGACTGGAAGACGCGATTCTGTTCACTGTTGGAGAGTCGCGCATACAGCGGCAGGATCTCCGTATGGCGCAGATCCCGTTTGCTGAGCGCATCGGCGGTATCGCGAATTTCACGCTCACCGCTCATAAAGATCAGAATGTCGCCCGCACTTTCCCGCCCCAGTTCGTCTACAGCATCAAAAATGGCCTGCAACTGGTCACGTTCGGTGTCATCCGCCTCTTCGACAATCGGGCGATAGCGCACTTCCACCGGGTAGGTACGCCCTGAAACTTCGATAATCGGCGCATTATTAAAGTGGCGCGAGAAGCGTTCCGGGTCGATGGTCGCGGAAGTGATGATAATTTTGAGATCGGGGCGGCGCGGCAGCAGCTCTTTCAGGTAACCGAGCAAAAAGTCGATGTTCAGACTGCGTTCGTGCGCTTCATCGATAATGATGGTGTCGTACTGCATCAGCAGGCGGTCCTGCTGGATTTCCGCCAGCAGAATACCGTCGGTCATCAGCTTAACCGTGGTGTTGTCGCTGACGTGATCGCTAAAACGAACTTTATAACCGATGCAACCACCCGGCTCTGTTTTCAGCTCTTCCGCTATACGGTTCGCCACGGTACGCGCCGCCAGACGACGCGGCTGGGTATGGCCAATCAGCCCTTTGATTCCGCGCCCCAGCTCCATACAAATCTTCGGCAACTGGGTGGTTTTCCCGGAACCCGTTTCCCCGGCGACAATCACCACCTGGTTGTCGCGCACCGCCTCAAGAATATCCTGTTTCTTCTGGCTAACCGGCAGGTTATCCGGATAGGTAATGTCCGGGCGTGCGGCTTCGCGCAGCAGGACTTTACCTGCTGCCTGTTCAATCTCTTTCGCCATTTCCTGGTAAATGGCCTGTTGTGCATCAGGATTTTTAACCTTCTTCACACCGTGCAGGCGACGGGCAAAGCGCTGTTTATCGCGCAGCGTTAATGCATCGAGCTGCTGATTCAACGTCGCGAAGGTGAGTTTTTGTTGTTCTGTCATAGCGTTATCGGGCATCTGGGTGCCGGAAATGTTCTCGTCATACGTTCCCTCCAGAATACCACACCTGGCCTGATACCGAACGGTTTTCCCGGTATGTGGTATAGAGAGGAAAGTCAGTTATTCAAAAAAATCGAACAGAGGATTCGATATATTGCGCTATCCCTGTGGCAGGATTGTGAATAAAGTGTCTGCAAGCAACCGGGCAAGGCCCGTCACTCAAAGTATAAAGGAAACACCCATGAGCAAAGTATTGGTTCTGAAATCCAGCATCCTGGCAGGCTACTCCCAGTCTAATCAGCTGTCCGACTATTTTGTTGAGCAGTGGCGTGAAAAACACAGCGCGGACGAAATCACCGTTCGTGACCTGGCCGCTAACCCGGTGCCGGTACTGGATGGCGAACTGGTTGGCGCACTGCGTCCGAGCGATTCCCCGCTGACGCCGCGTCAACAGGAAGCACTGGCGCTGTCTGACGAGCTAATTGCTGAACTGAAAGCCCACGACGTTATCGTGATTGCAGCGCCGATGTACAACTTCAACATCTCTACTCAGTTGAAAAACTATTTTGACCTGGTTGCTCGTGCTGGCGTGACCTTCCGTTACACCGAGAAAGGTCCTGAAGGCCTGGTTACCGGTAAGAAAACCGTGGTGATCACCAGCCGTGGCGGCATCCATAAAGATACCCCGACCGATCAGGTGACGCCGTACCTGTCCACCTTCCTGGGCTTTATCGGCCTGACCGACGTGAAATTCGTCTTTGCGGAAGGCATCGCTTACGGCCCGGAAATGGCGGCCAAAGCGCAGGAAGATGCGAAAGCAGCCATCGACACTATCGTTGCCGCATAAGATTTAAGAGGCCTCCCGCGAACCGGGAGGCTTTTTTATTTAACCCGCATTTTTCGCAATGCTGTCCAGCGTTGCCAGCACGTCACCAGATAAACTCAATTCTCCCGCCGCCATATTTTCCCGCAGATGCCCCACTGAAGAAGTACCTGGAATCAACAGGATATTCGGCGAACGTTGCAACAACCACGCCAGCGCCACCTGCATCGGCGTTGCGCCAAGGCTTGCGGCAACGTCAGAAAGCGTTGACGATTGCAGCGGCGTAAAACCACCGAGCGGGAAGAACGGTACGTATGCGATACCGTCATGCGCCAGCGCATCAATCAACGCGTCGTCGGCACGGTGCGCGATGTTGTACTCGTTCTGCACGCAGACAATTTCCGCAATTTTACGCGCTTCAGCGACCTGCGTCGGTGTAACGTTGCTCAGGCCGATATGCTTCACCAGCCCCTGCTGTTGCAGTTCGGCCAGTACGGTAAAGTTAGCTTCAATCGACCCTTCTGCCGGGCCGTGACCGTCGCCGAGCATCACGCGCAGGTTAACCACATCCAGCACGTCCAGGCCGAGGTTACGCAGGTTATCGTGTACTGCCTGCTTGAGTTCTTCAGGCGAAAACGCCGGAAGCCATGAAGCGTCTTTCCCGCGACGCGCGCCAATTTTGGTGACTATCGTCAGGTCATCCGGATACGGATGCAGGGCTTCGCGGATAATCTGGTTTGTCACGTGTGGGCCATAAAAGTCACTGGTGTCGATATGATTCACACCCAGCGCCAGCGCTTCACGCAATACCGTAATAGCAACATGGCGATCTTTTGGCGGCCCAAAAACGCCGGGGCCAGCCAACTGCATCGCACCATAACCCAGTCGTTTTACCGATTTTGTACCGAGAGTAAACGTACCACTGTTGTTGCTCATAACACCCTGTCCTGTTTAAGGCAGATTAAGAGCCCACAGTATAGAAATGAACGCGCGGGGAGGAAATGTGTAATAAATGCGAATGTGTAAAAAAAAGCCGGATGAGTACAACATCTCATCCGGCACACGCATTACTGCCCGGTGGCGCTGCGCTTACCTGGCCTACGGGCAATATACCTGTAGGCCAGGTAAGGTGCTCGCACCGCCATCTGGCGCAACAAACATCAGAACGTTTTCTTGAAGTTCAGCATCACGCCTTTATCGCTGATACCATCCTCTTTCCAGTGGTAGGCATCCAGGTTAAGCGAACTTTCTTTGCTGCTGTACTTCACGCCGACGCTTGCCAGGCTGTTGATGCCGCCGCCCTTCTGCCCGTCATCAACGTTGAAATGCTGGCTGCCTGCGCCTGCCAGGCTTGCCGTGCGCTGGCTCTTCGTGTAGCTCAGGTTTGGCCCGCCTTCCAGCGTCGCGTTGGCACTCCAGCCGTCTTTGCCTGCGTAGTCCAGTTTCAGCCCGACGATGCTGTCCACCGCCGTTTCGCTGCCGCTGTTCATGCTCAGGTTGAAGTCTCCTGCATTCCGTTCCTGATAACCGCCCTCCAGCGTGTGACGCAGTTTTACACCGGCATACGGGGTAATTTTCAGGCCTTCGCGCGGTTCAAAGGTTTTTGCCCCTTCGCTGCGAAACTCCAGGTACTGCTGTTTCACGTTGGTATCCGCCGTTTTGCTGACGTCGCCGTAAGCCACCGAGCGGCTGCTGTCGAGGTTATGCACATCATAACGCAGCGCGTTGTTCCAGCGCATACCGTTGTCGAAGGACATCTGGTGCTTCAGACCAAAGAACTGGCTGTAGCCGCCGGTTACGCCATTGTCGCCCGCCTTCTGCGCACCGTCGCCATCCAGACGCGCGATACCGTACTCCAGACTCATGCTCTGGCTTTCGCTCATGTGCACGGTTTTACGCAACGCCAACATGTCATACTCGGTGTTATTTCCGAGTTCCGCACGCGGATCGCCTTTCGCCACCACGTTAAAGGACAGACCGTTCCCCACCTTCGGCGCGGCATCCGCCAGCATGCTAAAGCGGTTGCTTAAAACGCGCGCTTCGCGGAATACCGTGGTCGCCTGGCTACCGCTGACCTGTTTCAGGGCACTGTTCAGTTCGGCAGTCGTGCCGACGTTCAGGCTGGTAAACAGCTCGTTGTTGGTGTAAGACGCATCCAGTGCTTTAGCGATGTCATTCACCGAGGCATCTGTTGCCACATCGGTGTAGGCATTTTTGCTCATGGTGACGTCAACGTTACCGCTGCCATCGGTGCTGCCTTTGGCAGTCCATACCACGGACGTTGAGGTGATGGCGTCAGCGTCGGTCAGGTTGCTGCCCTCCACCACGTTATCAAAACTAACGGTGGTGTCTGCCGTACCGGCGGTAAACCCAGTGTTGATCCCCACGCCGTTCATGCTGGCATTGTTGACCATGAGCTTACCGGCGCTGCCATCGGCACTGGTTCCCACCACGTAACCGTTGAGATTGTTCATGCCGTCGTCACTGCTCACGGACGATGACGAGCTACCGCCGCTATAAGGCGTAATCGTCGGCTCATCCGGCGCAGTGAAGTCCACATAGTGCGCTTCTGTGCCGTCGCCGCCTTCGCCGTTGCCTTCTGCCGAGATACCACTTTGTTTGAAGATACCGGAACCCGTCACGCTGTCGTCGATATACACGATACCGTTGTTTACGATATGTCCAGCGCTGCCTAACTGGCTGAATGCAAAAGAATCACTGGCGTAAATATTGATGGTGCCATTATTTTCAATGACCGCATCCGCCTTCGCGTTGCTTTCGAGTTGCATCCCTACCATGCCAGTCTCAGAGGTGCCTTCTGTGCCGACGTTAATGATATTGTTGTTGACCATTTTCGCACTGCCATGCGCCGACATCGCCACATTACCAGTGTTGTCAATATTAATAGTACCGTCGTTCACCACCAGCGTGTTAGCGTTCACGTTCAAGGCAGTCTTGATTTGACCGTTG
Protein-coding regions in this window:
- a CDS encoding YdcF family protein, with translation MLTTLPQLPDSTLTAANLLGSWLAQNDFASRPQPDDFEVVVLAGNAVIPVIDAACQLATYEGKTLLISGGIGHSTTFLYAAIAQHPRYNTLRTTGLSEAAILAEIAHQFWKIPRENILVEDASTNCGENARFTRRMLDTQAIAVKKGIVVQDPTMQRRTMATFEHVWQKAENAPHWRSYPGCQPELFNGENGVAFKGDDTGLWPVERYLSLIIGELPRIRDDEQGYGPRGKNFIAHVDIPLAVEQAWQQLTQDATLREMSAMRALR
- a CDS encoding aldo/keto reductase family oxidoreductase encodes the protein MSNNSGTFTLGTKSVKRLGYGAMQLAGPGVFGPPKDRHVAITVLREALALGVNHIDTSDFYGPHVTNQIIREALHPYPDDLTIVTKIGARRGKDASWLPAFSPEELKQAVHDNLRNLGLDVLDVVNLRVMLGDGHGPAEGSIEANFTVLAELQQQGLVKHIGLSNVTPTQVAEARKIAEIVCVQNEYNIAHRADDALIDALAHDGIAYVPFFPLGGFTPLQSSTLSDVAASLGATPMQVALAWLLQRSPNILLIPGTSSVGHLRENMAAGELSLSGDVLATLDSIAKNAG
- a CDS encoding lysozyme inhibitor LprI family protein; this encodes MKIKMLMLLFIPCALWANDFCTDIQVSDQVFDCAKETFTNHDAEINKTYKALLSDIKKRYSSEPETGAEVIEKIKISQRAWIHFRDANCPVFTLDVEAGSQVYETSLYDCESEMTIKRTEELKTILKSL
- the hrpA gene encoding ATP-dependent RNA helicase HrpA, which gives rise to MTEQQKLTFATLNQQLDALTLRDKQRFARRLHGVKKVKNPDAQQAIYQEMAKEIEQAAGKVLLREAARPDITYPDNLPVSQKKQDILEAVRDNQVVIVAGETGSGKTTQLPKICMELGRGIKGLIGHTQPRRLAARTVANRIAEELKTEPGGCIGYKVRFSDHVSDNTTVKLMTDGILLAEIQQDRLLMQYDTIIIDEAHERSLNIDFLLGYLKELLPRRPDLKIIITSATIDPERFSRHFNNAPIIEVSGRTYPVEVRYRPIVEEADDTERDQLQAIFDAVDELGRESAGDILIFMSGEREIRDTADALSKRDLRHTEILPLYARLSNSEQNRVFQSHSGRRIVLATNVAETSLTVPGIKYVIDPGTARISRYSFRTKVQRLPIEPVSQASANQRKGRCGRVSEGICIRLYSEDDFLSRPEFTDPEILRTNLASVILQMTALGLGDIAAFPFVEAPDKRNIQDGVRLLEELGAITTDEQQTAYKLTPLGRQLSQLPVDPRLARMVLEAQKHGCVREAMIITSALSIQDPRERPMDKQQASDEKHRRFHDKESDFLAFVNLWNYLGEQQKALSSNAFRRQCRTDFLNYLRVREWQDIYTQLRQVVKELGIPVNSEPAEYREIHIALLTGLLSHIGMKDADKQEFTGARNARFSIFPGSGLFKKPPKWTMVAELVETSRLWGRIAARIDPEWVEPVAQHLIKRSYSEPHWERAQGAVMATEKVTVYGLPIVAARKVNYSQIDPALCRELFIRHALVEGDWQTRHAFFRDNLKLRSEIEELEHKSRRRDILVDDETLFEFYDQRISHDVISARHFDNWWKKASRETPDLLNFEKSMLIKEGAEKVSKLDYPNFWHQGNLKLRLSYQFEPGADADGVTVHIPLPLLNQVEESGFEWQIPGLRRELIIALIKSLPKPVRRNFVPAPNYAEAFLGRATPLELPLLDSLERELRRMTGVTVDRDAWQWDQVPDHLKITFRVVDDKNKKLQEGRSLQALKDTLKGKVQETLSAVADDGIEQSGLHIWSFGNLPDHYEQKRGNYKVKAWPALVDERESVAIKLFDNPQEQQQAMWRGLRRLLLLNIPSPIKYLHEKLPNKAKLGLYFNPYGKVLDLIDDCISCGVDKLIDEAGGPVWTEEGFTKLHDKVRAELNETVVEIAKQVEQILTAVFNINKRLKGRVDMTMALGLSDIKAQMGGLVYRGFVTGNGFKRLGDTLRYLHAIEKRLEKLAIDPHRDRAQMLKVESVQQAWQQWLNKLPPARRDDDDVQEIRWMIEELRVSFFAQQLGTPYPISDKRVLQAMEQISA
- the azoR gene encoding FMN-dependent NADH-azoreductase; translation: MSKVLVLKSSILAGYSQSNQLSDYFVEQWREKHSADEITVRDLAANPVPVLDGELVGALRPSDSPLTPRQQEALALSDELIAELKAHDVIVIAAPMYNFNISTQLKNYFDLVARAGVTFRYTEKGPEGLVTGKKTVVITSRGGIHKDTPTDQVTPYLSTFLGFIGLTDVKFVFAEGIAYGPEMAAKAQEDAKAAIDTIVAA
- a CDS encoding DUF596 domain-containing protein; this translates as MEEVRIKLAKKWAIPEWSIQVQIDCFKSAFPDSEEEMDDGIKEIK
- a CDS encoding MFS transporter → MTTQESSSTILKKNKRVLIASLTGSSIEWFDYFLYGTAAALVFNKIFFPMVDPVIGLILSYLSFSLTFFIRPIGGVLFAHIGDRIGRKKTLVLTLSLMGGATVMIGLLPTYDQIGIWAPILLILMRIIQGMGIGGEWGGALLLAYEYAPEKRKGFFGSIPQAGVTIGMLMATFIVSLMTLFSEEQFLSWGWRIPFLMSAVLVLLGLWIRKDIDETPEFKKVKQSGQVAKAPLRDTLTHHWREVLIAAGLKVVETAPFYIFSTFVVSYATTTLAYQKSQVLEAVTLGALVATVMIPLMGLLSDKIGRKRMYAVSVALLGLFIVPWFMLLDTGATWAIMLATVVMFGILWAPITAVLGTLCSEIFSANVRYTGITLGYQIGAALAGGTAPLIATGLLAKYDGDWVPVAWYLGATVTISLIAIFFASRSRRIDAVNVQTSGL